ATAAGCTTTTCCCAAGTGTCTGGCAGCATTACTTGCCATAATGTTGTTTTTAATCGCTAACATGGTTTTGCTCCTTAAAAATAAACGTTTACTTTTCAGGCCCTGTCAAGCCTTATTTCCTTAATGCGCTACAAGCACATCGCGGTAGTTATCTGATAAGTGCATTTTCGCTTACGAAATGAAAAACTTAAGGCCGGTTTTCAAGCTGGATAAGAAGAACAAGATAGGAGGGTAAAAAACGCGTCTTATAATACTGAAAATGCGGTTTTTACGGGGAGCAGGGAATAAAAAAAACTTATAAATTTTTATGGTCTTTTAATATTCCGCAAGAACATACTGATAATGATGTTACGAGGATTGAAATGGCAGAGAAAAAAGGAAAATTTTTAAAATTTTTACTTATTTTAACAAATTTGTGGTCCGATAAACGGTTTTTATTGAAGATTGTAGATTGAAGAATGAAGATTGGATAATTTGCCGTGGGCTTTTCGTAAATCTTCAATCTTCCCCCTCTGATTTTTGTTTTCAAGGAACAAAAATCCTTAATAACTCGGGGGTCTGCGACATTTTTCAATCTTAAATTCGTGCGTCGCACCAATTTTTCCACATTTGTCTGTAAGCGGCTTCGACTTCCTGTGCCATACGTTTGGCATCAAAAAGCGGACTGTTTTTCATCTTTTGTCGCAATGAAGTTCGCAATTCTGCCAGTTTTGCGGGATTTTGGGCAAGTTCAACGGCTTTAGCGATGTATTCCTCTCTTGTCGGCACGGCATATTCGCCCATATCGAGTCTGTTCAATATTGTCAGGCCGACCCTTCCGTTCATATGCGAACCGTACTTTGAAATGACAGGACAACCCATCCACATGGCATCACCGGTGGTTGTGCCGCCGTTTTCGGGGAAAGTATCGAATGTAATGTCAACATCGCTGTATTGTTTAATGTACTCATTGTACAATTTTCGCCCGCTAAACCTGATACGTTGGCGAGAAACACCGAAATCTTCAAATTTTTTAAAATAAGATTCCTGGATGGCTTTGTCATCGCCGGCGGTAAAACCGATAAAAAGTTTTGAGTTCGGAACTGATTTTACAATTTGTGCCCACGTTTTAAACAACAGGTCATTAAATCTCATATTATTGGAAAACACTCCAAATGTAATATAACCGTTTTTAACGCTCGGCGGCGGCAGGATTTCATATTCTGTGCGGTGGGTATAAAAACAGACACCGCCCGGCAGATAAGCGAATTTTTCAGTGTAATATTTCTGCGTTTCCGGCGGATTTAGCAGTTCATCGGTAATAATATAATCCATCTGCGACATTCCTGTTGTGTCGAAATAACCGAGATATGTAACCTGAACAGGAGCTGGTTTGCGTGCCATCATAATCAGCCTATGGCCGGCGGTGTGGCCGGCAAGATCAACCAAAATGTCAATTTTGTCATCTCTAATAAGCCGGGCAAGCGAATCGTCATTAACTTTAAAAACATCTCTATAACAATCAAACTTTTCCCTCAATTTTACAGTCAAATCGTCCGGCTGTTCCACGTTTCCATAGCCGAATATCTGCATAATATCGCGGTTGTGTGCATTGATAAGCACTTCAAATATCGCGCCAACCGGATGCCTTTTAAAATCAGGTGAAAGGTAACCAATACGGAGTTTGCGATTCGGGTCTGGATCGTTTGTGTGGTTCATATTGGCCATAGACGGCGGCGTATGTTTCGCACCCCATTGCTTGTGCGCATCTGAAATAGTCTGTAATTCCGCATCCGGCAGCAGATGCAGATGGTAAAGATATGTCGAATGTGTCTTGTCGTCAATTTGAGCCTTGTTGATGGCAGCCTGCAAAAGCTGTGAGCCTTCCTGAATTTCGCCGGATTTCATCAGAGCCGTAGCAAGACCGCTCTTGAGCTTTTCGTTATTTGGCTCTATCTGCAGACCCTTGCGAAAATGCGAAGCAGCCTGCGACATACGATCGGTTTTTACGCAAATCCAGCCGAGCCTGTCGTAAGTATGAACGTGAGGTATAATCTTTACGATTTTTTCATAATTTTTTTCGGCCTTTTCAAATTCTCTTATACCTTCAAAAAATACGCCGAGTTCAAATACGTAATCCAGTTTTGTCGGATTTTCTTTTATTAATTCCTCCAGAACTTCAGCGGCCTTTTCGCTATGTCCCTGTTTACGCATAGTATCTAATACCGCGCGAATGCCGGCCGCGTCTTTTTGGCGTTTGAGAGCTTTGCACATAATCGTCGCCGCTTCATCTGTCCGGTTGAGTTTTTTCAGCACTTTGGCCATACTGTCAATTATATTTGGAGCGTCAGGATTGTAGTCATACGCTTTTTGCAGCCATTTGAGAGCTTCTTCGTATTCGCATTTGGCGCGATATACATCGCCTATGCCGCAGTATGCTACGAAGCGGTTGTGTTCGATATTTTTCTTGAATATTTCAATTGCCTGGTCGTGGCAGCCTTTGTTTATGGCTGAAATGGCGTCGAGCAGAAATTGCGGCGGGCCGGCTTTTGGTGTTTTGGCAGTATTATTTGGCATATTCAATCCTTTGATATTTTGAGTACAATGGTATAAAGATAAACTTGAAAATTCAAGTTTTTTACAAATTAAACATTGAGAGGCAATAAAAAGATTATACAATTAAAGAATAATCGGAATTTGACGGGGCAATACTTGTCTGTAAATGGTAACAATATCGGCGATGACAAAGAGCTTGACCGTGCGTTTGCGTTATTCAAGGACGGAAACATTCGGCAGGCGGGGGAAATTTGTCGGGGCATTCTTGAAAAGACTCCCGCGCAAATCGACGCACTGCAATTACTCGGAGTAATTTACGGCAAAGAGGCCAAATACGCTGAATCGGCGGAATTGCTCGAAAAGGTAATCGAACTGCGGCCTGATTTGCCGAAAGTTTATAACAATCTCGGCTTTGCGCTGATGAAGCTTGGAAATCTTGAAAAGGCCGAAGCGGCTTTCGAAAAAGCAGTGTCTTTGCAGACCGATTTCAAACAGGCATACAACAACCTAGGGCTGGTTTCAAAAAAGCTCGGAAATTTTGCACAGGCAGAAATTGCGTTTGATAAAACTCTCCAAATCGACCCGAACTACGCAGAGGTGATAGCAAATCTCGGTATGACTTTTCTTGCACAGGGAAAATGCGAACAGGCGGCCGAATATCTTCGCAAAGCGATTAAGCTAATGCCGAAATTCGCGGAGTTTTATAATAATCTCGGCACGGCTGTAATGGAGCTTGAGCAGTTCGACGAGGCGCTGGCGGCGTTTGGAAAGGCGATTGAAATTGAGCCGCAGCTTGCGCAGCCGCATCATAATCGTGCGCTTGTAATGCTGCTGCTCGGACAATTTGAGCAGGGCTGGAAAGAATATGAATGGCGGTGGATGAACAGCGGATTTTCTACTCCGCATCGGCCGTTTATGCAGAAGCGATGGGATGGTTCTGTTGAAGGCGTTGGAAAACTGCTTGTCTGGGGTGAGCAGGGCATCGGCGACGAAGTGCAGTTCTCTTCATTCATCCCGCTTATAACAGCAAAAGGAATAAATGTAATCGTAGAATGCGATAAGCGGCTTGTGTCTATACTGCAAAGAAGTTTGCCGAATGTTGCTGTCTTTGCGCGAAGTGATGTGCCCGCTAAAGAGCTTGACGACGATTCGATTACACATCAGATACCGGTCTGTTCACTGCCGCAGGTTTTAGGTTGGCCGGTGAATTTACAGCCGCATATTCTGCCGGACGAAAATTTGCGCAAACAATTACGCGACAAATATAAGGCCGGCAAAGATATTTTGCTTGCAGGTATCAGTTGGCGGAGCGGCAACAGTCAGGAAGGTGCAAAACGCTCAATCGATTTGGAATTGTGGGAGCCGATTTTTAAAATCGCAGGCGTGAAATTTGTTAGTCTGCAATATGGTCAGTGTCAAAAACAAATTCAGCAGGCAAATCAGAAATTCGGAATTGAAATAATAAAAGATGAAAACGTAAATCCATTGACAGACCTCGAAGGTTTTTGCGCACAGACCGCGGCGATGGATATTGTAATTTCAGTTGATAATTCGACGGTGCATTTCGCCGGTGTTATGGGGACGCGAGTCTGGACAATGCTTGCGACAGTGCCGGACTGGAGATGGGGGTTACAAGGCGAAACGACTTGTTGGTATCCGTCGATGAAATTGTTCAGGCAGCATAAGCGGGGCGATTGGCGGCCGGTGATTGCGAAAGTCGCAACAGAGTTGAAAAACAAAAATCAAAAATAAAATATCAAAATTATTGAACGGCCTCGGCCGGACTGTTTAAATAAAAATCCATTCCGATTTATCGGGATTCCGCAATTTTGATTTTTGCTTTTTGATATTATCTTAAATGTTGTGGGAGTTCGATGCCGTAATTTCCATACATTCTTTGCAGCACTCTTTTTTGCAGATACTGAATTTTCGGCGACGACCATTCATTGTATCGTTTGTAAAGTATTTCAAGATTTATTAATCTTCTTTGCTTGTTCGAGCCGGTTTGAGAAATGTCATCGATTTTTTCGTGGAACTCCGATGTTATTTTCGCGATGTGCGCGAAATCAAACCAATGTGAAAGGCGAATCCACAAGTCGTGGTCTTCGTGCGTCGCCAGCGATTCGTCGAAATAACCGGTTTTGTCGAAACATGCCTTTTCGTGCATTATAGACTGAATGGCGATGTAGCTTGCGACCAGAAAATAATCACGATTGAAATCCTGCGATTGAAAAATTTCTTTGGAGATAGTAATGTATTTGTCGCCTTGCTTTTCCTGCAGGATGCGATATGAGTCGGTATATGCGACTTTGTATTCGGATGTTTGCAGAAAATTTGTCAGCGTCTCAATGTGTTCGGGATAAATTATATCATCATCATCAAGGTATGTAATGTATTTTCCCTCTGTGCAGGAAATAGCGGTATTGCGGGCAGCAGCGGGACCCTTGCTGTTTTGACAAACGTATTTTATCTCAAGTTTTTTTGACGCGGTGTCGATTATGTGTCGAACTTCACAGCCCCCATCGTTGACCACAATAACTTCCAAATCTTTGTACGTCTGTGTGGCGATACTATTTAACGCCCGTGCCAGAGTGTCCGGCCGGTTGTGAGTCGGAATAATTATTGAAACTGCTTTTGTCATTCAGATATTTTAATGAGGTTGTACTTGAGCATCCACAAAATATAATACATCGCAATCGCATCAGAGATATCAGCGTTTTCTTTTAAAACTTTAATAAATTGCGAAACGGCTATAGTCCGGCTGTAAATTATCTTAAGGGCTGTTATAACAAGATTTGGAATAATAACGCTTGCACTGACGTCAGAATACGCAAGAGGTGGTTTGCCTGAAATAAGTATTTCACGGCCGTATATACTTATGGAAATTTTACAGTCTTCCGAAACCATCTCTGACGGATAATGCGAAAATACCTTCCAGTAATCAAGTTCAAACGGATTTTCTCTCTTGTCAATTTCGCCTTTATAACTTTTTGCTTCCTTGGACAACTCATCCCATAAACAGCAGTATTGGCGGATAACGTGCGGCCATAAATATTGCCGCAGCGCCTTTGCCCTTGCTCTTTTGCCCATCGCATCACATTTTTCAGGATTGTCGAGCAGGTTCTGCAGCGTCTCGAATATTTTTTCCTGGTCAACGGCGACAGACTGGCTAAGCATCAGTTGCAGCGTGGCGAAATTCATAATTTCTGAAACGCCGTGGAGATGGCCTGTTATGTTTGCCCAATACGTCGGGATTTTTATGCCTGTCAGGTTCTGGTCAACTATTTCCGAATAGCCATCGAAATCTGAAACGACGACGGCACATTCGTGAGCCATCGCCTCGACTACGGAAATGCCGAAAGTCTCCTGGAAATTATCGACCGGAGAAGCATAAACATTAGCCGCTCTGTAAAGATGAGTTTTTAAATTGTTCTCAAAATTAAGAAACAATTTCGTATTGGCCTCAAGCTCGTATTCGGCTAAAAGACTATTAAGGAATTGCTGTGCCTGTTTGTCGCATCCGCCGGCAATCATAAGATTAATTTTTTTGTCCGCGTTCTTTTTTATGAGTCGTCTGACAGTATTCAAAAACGGAATTATGTCCATTTTGTTGTCGGTTTCGATTCTGCCGAGAATGAGAATCGCGAACGCGTCTTCGTCAATGCCGAGCAGTTTTCTGCTTTCGCTGCGTTTTGGGATGTCTCTGAATTTATCGTCAATGCCAAGAGGAATAATATCCAGCCTGCCGTTGTATTTCACATTTTTTTGTTCGAAATTATTTTCCGCAGCCATAAACAATTTCTGCATAACTTTTTTGCCGCAGTTACTTGTGCAGACAATCGAATCGAACGGCATCACAGGTGCAGCGCAGACTTTGAGCGCGTGATACGTTGCTTCTTTTGCGTTTAATGAGTGCGTAACGCCTGTTATGGGGAAGAGACTTTTAGCGTAAAGGTTGCGGATGTGAGCAAAGCCGGGATAAAAAAAGCCCCAGCCGCCAAGATGAAAAACATCGTATTTTTTTTTCTCTAATGAATTTTTTAACGATGAGATATGGTAAATTTTGATTCTGTCTTTGTTATTCTGACTTATGTATTCATCTTTAAAAATTCTATCCTGCGTCAATCGGCAATTAGCGTACGTAGGGCAAAAGATGTGATATTCGTTAAAGTCGGAAAATTTGAACAGGGCATTAAAGAATTCATAATTCGCCACGAGCCTGCCGATTTTGAAAGAAGACTCTGACGTTTCTATAAACGGCTGAACTGTACCAAAAACTTTCATTGCCGTATTATAATCCTTTTTCAACGCTATACCAGCATATTTACCGAATCTTCACTATAGTGCATATCCGGTGTGGAATACGGGTTATAACTTTCTGTGCCTTTGGACCCCCACCGACTGTAGATGTTCCCGCCGGTGTTGTTTTGCTGGTTGGATGAATTTTGCTGCCAAGACCAGTTGTTTTGTCCCGCTGATGAATGATCTTTCATATCCTGATGCTCCTGCTGGTTAGCCAAAACAACTTCTATTTTCTTTATGTCAACTCCGCCATCCTTGAGATTCTGAATTATTTCAGGAAGCGATTGCTGAATTTCATATCTTGTGTGCGGTTTATCGACTGAAAGTACGCCGGTAAGACCTGTGCTGTCTTCTGTAAATTTTATCTCGACTTTGCCAAGCTCCGGAGGATTGAGCTGAATAACAATTTCCCTGTTATCCGCGCTTAATGAAGATTGGATATTGTACTGAATCTGGCCGGCAACGCTTGTCGTCGAATCGGCGTTGTTTAGTTTGTGAGTGTTTTCAGCGACCGAAGATGTTTTGAAAATTTGTGAATCATCTGTAACCAAAGATTGCAGGCTTGTCAGTATTGAGTCGCTGTTGTTTGAATCCGATGTCTTGGCCTCAATAGTGCTGTCCTGTATATCCGGCGACTGCTGCGAGGAGTTTTTATCCGGCTCGACGGATTTTACAGAGAAATCGTCTGGGCTGAATTTGTCATCGCTGACTGAATCGGAAGATATGGAATTCGTATTATTGTTTTTCGCACTGTCCGGAATCGTGTTTTGAATCTCGCTTAAAATGTCCTTCAGTGTAGTATCTGATTCGACATCAATATTAATATCGCTATCACTATCGTCCTTTGAATCTATTTCACCGCTGAAAGCCTGCTGATTTTGAACGGTAGCTGCAACAACCGGAATTTCAAGTTCCGGCATTTCCACATTTGTCAAATCCTGACTGCCTGCCAGTTCTTCGATGGTAAGCTGTGGTTTTGTGTCTTCGCTTTCTTCAGTTTGAGTTTGGTCGGAAATATCGGTCAGATTTTCAACTGCGGTTGATGTTAGTTCTATTTCGTTTTTATTTTCGCTTTCGCAGACTGCGGTTTCATCAGTTACCGCTGTTTGCAGATTGTCTGAAATTATTTCGCTAATCGACTGTTCAGTTGCTTGCGTTTGCTCATCAGTCGGAGCAGCAATTTCCTGAATGTTCGTTTTTGAAACTGTTTGGGAAACGGCCGGGGTTTGAACAATATCGGCTGTTATTCGGACAGAATCGTCTGTCGTTGCGAGTTGTTCTTCCGGAACTACATCTGTGTTGGTATCGATATTGATATTTTGGGCAACGGGAATGGCCAGCAATTCCTGTGGTACAGCAGAATTTTCTGTGTTTTCTGTATTCTCGTCTTTTTCCTGCTGATTATCATCCGCGTCATTTTTTTTGGATGTTTTTTTCGGCTCTGTTTTCTTCGCCAAGGTTGCACTGAAATCATTAGCCGATTCATCGACCGATTTTTTCTGTGCCAAAGCTTGAGTGCTGCCGTCCAGTTCAGATGCGAAAGGTGATGATTTGTCTTCGGCCTGGCCGGCGGTTTGCGTTTTTTTGGAAGCTGCAGACTGCTTGGCCGCTGTGCCGGTGTTCGCGAACAAATTGTTAGCTAAAGATATAGTCATACACCCGATATTTAGCAATTAATGTGCCAGAATTGTCTTTTAATAACATTGTATTGTAAGGTGTTGAATAATAACGACTTATATTTGTAGAAAAATATATATAAATTTTAAAAAATTAGATATCAGGTGTTAAACGGCAAAGATGTCGCTATGGATAGGAAAAATCTTCCGGTTCGCACCGCAAACAGACACAAAAAATGAGTGTATAAGATTCGGACAGTGTTAAGACATCCTGGGGGGGTGGGGTGAATAAGGGAAGTGGGTTTTTGGTGTAAAAAGGCGGTTTTTGCGATGAGCAAACCATCTTTTTGCTACTTGGCACAATTATTGCTCCGTTGAACTTAAAATAGTCTGTTTATAGTCTGTTTATGGAATAGTATATGTCAAAAATAAATGAAATATTCGATGTAATCGGGGCCGGCATTAACGCTGAAGCCCTGCGTCAG
Above is a window of Planctomycetaceae bacterium DNA encoding:
- a CDS encoding tetratricopeptide repeat protein; this translates as MPNNTAKTPKAGPPQFLLDAISAINKGCHDQAIEIFKKNIEHNRFVAYCGIGDVYRAKCEYEEALKWLQKAYDYNPDAPNIIDSMAKVLKKLNRTDEAATIMCKALKRQKDAAGIRAVLDTMRKQGHSEKAAEVLEELIKENPTKLDYVFELGVFFEGIREFEKAEKNYEKIVKIIPHVHTYDRLGWICVKTDRMSQAASHFRKGLQIEPNNEKLKSGLATALMKSGEIQEGSQLLQAAINKAQIDDKTHSTYLYHLHLLPDAELQTISDAHKQWGAKHTPPSMANMNHTNDPDPNRKLRIGYLSPDFKRHPVGAIFEVLINAHNRDIMQIFGYGNVEQPDDLTVKLREKFDCYRDVFKVNDDSLARLIRDDKIDILVDLAGHTAGHRLIMMARKPAPVQVTYLGYFDTTGMSQMDYIITDELLNPPETQKYYTEKFAYLPGGVCFYTHRTEYEILPPPSVKNGYITFGVFSNNMRFNDLLFKTWAQIVKSVPNSKLFIGFTAGDDKAIQESYFKKFEDFGVSRQRIRFSGRKLYNEYIKQYSDVDITFDTFPENGGTTTGDAMWMGCPVISKYGSHMNGRVGLTILNRLDMGEYAVPTREEYIAKAVELAQNPAKLAELRTSLRQKMKNSPLFDAKRMAQEVEAAYRQMWKNWCDARI
- a CDS encoding glycosyltransferase family 4 protein — encoded protein: MKVFGTVQPFIETSESSFKIGRLVANYEFFNALFKFSDFNEYHIFCPTYANCRLTQDRIFKDEYISQNNKDRIKIYHISSLKNSLEKKKYDVFHLGGWGFFYPGFAHIRNLYAKSLFPITGVTHSLNAKEATYHALKVCAAPVMPFDSIVCTSNCGKKVMQKLFMAAENNFEQKNVKYNGRLDIIPLGIDDKFRDIPKRSESRKLLGIDEDAFAILILGRIETDNKMDIIPFLNTVRRLIKKNADKKINLMIAGGCDKQAQQFLNSLLAEYELEANTKLFLNFENNLKTHLYRAANVYASPVDNFQETFGISVVEAMAHECAVVVSDFDGYSEIVDQNLTGIKIPTYWANITGHLHGVSEIMNFATLQLMLSQSVAVDQEKIFETLQNLLDNPEKCDAMGKRARAKALRQYLWPHVIRQYCCLWDELSKEAKSYKGEIDKRENPFELDYWKVFSHYPSEMVSEDCKISISIYGREILISGKPPLAYSDVSASVIIPNLVITALKIIYSRTIAVSQFIKVLKENADISDAIAMYYILWMLKYNLIKISE
- a CDS encoding glycosyltransferase family 2 protein, with the translated sequence MTKAVSIIIPTHNRPDTLARALNSIATQTYKDLEVIVVNDGGCEVRHIIDTASKKLEIKYVCQNSKGPAAARNTAISCTEGKYITYLDDDDIIYPEHIETLTNFLQTSEYKVAYTDSYRILQEKQGDKYITISKEIFQSQDFNRDYFLVASYIAIQSIMHEKACFDKTGYFDESLATHEDHDLWIRLSHWFDFAHIAKITSEFHEKIDDISQTGSNKQRRLINLEILYKRYNEWSSPKIQYLQKRVLQRMYGNYGIELPQHLR
- a CDS encoding tetratricopeptide repeat protein, whose translation is MSVNGNNIGDDKELDRAFALFKDGNIRQAGEICRGILEKTPAQIDALQLLGVIYGKEAKYAESAELLEKVIELRPDLPKVYNNLGFALMKLGNLEKAEAAFEKAVSLQTDFKQAYNNLGLVSKKLGNFAQAEIAFDKTLQIDPNYAEVIANLGMTFLAQGKCEQAAEYLRKAIKLMPKFAEFYNNLGTAVMELEQFDEALAAFGKAIEIEPQLAQPHHNRALVMLLLGQFEQGWKEYEWRWMNSGFSTPHRPFMQKRWDGSVEGVGKLLVWGEQGIGDEVQFSSFIPLITAKGINVIVECDKRLVSILQRSLPNVAVFARSDVPAKELDDDSITHQIPVCSLPQVLGWPVNLQPHILPDENLRKQLRDKYKAGKDILLAGISWRSGNSQEGAKRSIDLELWEPIFKIAGVKFVSLQYGQCQKQIQQANQKFGIEIIKDENVNPLTDLEGFCAQTAAMDIVISVDNSTVHFAGVMGTRVWTMLATVPDWRWGLQGETTCWYPSMKLFRQHKRGDWRPVIAKVATELKNKNQK
- a CDS encoding flagellar hook-length control protein FliK, giving the protein MTISLANNLFANTGTAAKQSAASKKTQTAGQAEDKSSPFASELDGSTQALAQKKSVDESANDFSATLAKKTEPKKTSKKNDADDNQQEKDENTENTENSAVPQELLAIPVAQNINIDTNTDVVPEEQLATTDDSVRITADIVQTPAVSQTVSKTNIQEIAAPTDEQTQATEQSISEIISDNLQTAVTDETAVCESENKNEIELTSTAVENLTDISDQTQTEESEDTKPQLTIEELAGSQDLTNVEMPELEIPVVAATVQNQQAFSGEIDSKDDSDSDINIDVESDTTLKDILSEIQNTIPDSAKNNNTNSISSDSVSDDKFSPDDFSVKSVEPDKNSSQQSPDIQDSTIEAKTSDSNNSDSILTSLQSLVTDDSQIFKTSSVAENTHKLNNADSTTSVAGQIQYNIQSSLSADNREIVIQLNPPELGKVEIKFTEDSTGLTGVLSVDKPHTRYEIQQSLPEIIQNLKDGGVDIKKIEVVLANQQEHQDMKDHSSAGQNNWSWQQNSSNQQNNTGGNIYSRWGSKGTESYNPYSTPDMHYSEDSVNMLV